A genomic region of Xiphophorus couchianus chromosome 18, X_couchianus-1.0, whole genome shotgun sequence contains the following coding sequences:
- the LOC114161508 gene encoding extracellular calcium-sensing receptor-like yields the protein MLLFRLLLISVLAKPGRTGCRLLGGTQQPELAQDGDLIIGGIFSFRTGQNYFTDTFQSIPGFRKCNDFNFREFKFAQTMIFAINEINRNPEMLSGVRLGYTIYNNCGTMDILRAALALVSGLQVDISDVGCPDTEAVRAILGHSGSSPTIAFSQIVGRFQIPVISHFATCACLSNRKEHPTFFRTIPSDYYQSRALAKLVRHFGWTWVGAIAVDNEYGLDGIAAFIQAAEEYGICVEYSEAFSSSDPPHVVQRITETIKQSTSKVIMAFMSHREIKILASELHKQNITGLQWIGSDAWITDSSLADGEGHTVLLGSFGFTVPKAKIPGLEEHLRQLHPSQFPNSQFVKDFWEEVFDCSLNDTVNSQRWPCSGTESLQTVESPFTDVSELRFTNNVYKSVYAVAHALDLIIKCGGNEAPTSSRGCFDSKHTQPWQILQSLHRVNFTTVNGQRVYFDRNGDSPARYELVNLQITKRGIMEGETVGIYDATFPDDRQFIMNNISVVWANGLLEIMSLFAPVSECSKKCLPGTYKVLQKGKPICCHDCIPCPAGEITNLTESLQCFKCPPEHWSNNQRDSCISKPVEFLSYNEILGMVLALCSLLGILLTTIAALIFFTHKETPIVRANNSELSFLLLASLTLCFLCSLTFIGRPTEWSCMLRHTAFGMTFVLCISCVLGKTMVVLIAFRATRPGSNIMKWFGPAQQRLSVLAFTLLQVLICLLWLSISPPFPVMNFVLFEERIVLQCDLGSAIGFYAVLGYIGFLAVLCFVLAFLARKLPDNFNEAKFITFSMLIFTSVWITFIPAYVSSPGKLSDAVEIFAILASAYGVLFCIFLPKCWIILFRPEQNAKKHIMGKTVNTDIQY from the exons ATGCTGCTGTTCAGGTTGCTCCTAATCTCTGTACTAGCAAAACCAGGAAGGACTGGATGTCGACTGCTAGGAGGAACACAACAGCCTGAATTAGCACAGGATGGGGATCTCATCATTGGAGGCATTTTTTCATTTCGCACAGGCCAGAATTATTTTACCGACACTTTTCAGTCAATTCCAGGCTTCCGAAAATGCAACGA TTTCAACTTCAGAGAATTTAAATTTGCCCAGACAATGATCTTTGCTATAAATGAGATCAACAGAAACCCTGAAATGCTTTCCGGTGTGAGGCTTGGCTATACGATCTACAACAACTGTGGGACGATGGACATACTGAGGGCTGCGTTGGCGCTGGTGAGTGGGCTCCAAGTGGACATCAGTGATGTCGGCTGCCCGGACACAGAGGCGGTGCGGGCTATCCTAGGTCATTCAGGATCAAGTCCAACCATCgctttttcacagattgttgGAAGATTTCAGATACCTGTG ATCAGCCATTTTGCAACTTGTGCCTGCCTGAGCAATAGGAAAGAGCATCCAACTTTTTTCAGAACGATTCCCAGCGACTACTACCAAAGCAGAGCTCTGGCAAAGCTGGTCAGGCATTTTGGGTGGACGTGGGTTGGGGCCATAGCTGTGGATAATGAATATGGCTTGGATGGAATTGCGGCATTCATCCAAGCTGCAGAAGAATATGGAATCTGTGTAGAGTACTCTGAAGCGTTTTCATCTTCTGACCCACCCCACGTCGTGCAGAGAATAACAGAGACCATTAAACAGTCCACTTCAAAGGTCATCATGGCTTTTATGTCTCATAGGGAAATTAAAATACTCGCTTCAGAGTTGCACAAGCAGAACATCACAGGACTGCAGTGGATTGGCAGTGATGCGTGGATCACAGATTCATCCCTCGCAGATGGCGAAGGACACACCGTCCTGCTGGGGTCATTTGGGTTCACTGTGCCCAAAGCTAAAATCCCTGGTCTGGAAGAGCACTTGAGGCAGCTCCACCCTTCACAGTTCCCCAACAGCCAGTTTGTCAAAGATTTCTGGGAAGAAGTGTTTGATTGTTCTCTAAATGACACCGTGAACTCACAAAGATGGCCCTGTAGTGGCACCGAGAGCTTGCAGACTGTTGAATCCCCGTTCACCGATGTGTCTGAGCTCAGATTTACCAATAATGTCTACAAGTCCGTTTATGCAGTAGCTCATGCACTTGACCTCATAATTAAATGTGGCGGTAACGAAGCCCCAACGTCCAGTAGGGGGTGTTTTgactccaaacacacacagccatGGCAG ATTTTGCAAAGTCTCCACAGAGTAAATTTCACCACTGTGAATGGGCAAAGAgtttattttgacagaaatggAGACTCACCAGCAAGATATGAACTTGTaaatttacaaattacaaaaagagGGATCATGGAAGGAGAAACTGTTGGCATTTATGATGCCACTTTCCCCGATGACCGACAGTTCATCATGAACAACATCTCCGTGGTCTGGGCAAATGGCTTGTTAGAGATAATgagtcttttt GCACCTGTGTCAGAGTGCAGTAAGAAATGTCTCCCTGGAACTTATAAGGTCCTCCAGAAAGGAAAGCCAATCTGCTGCCACGACTGCATACCTTGTCCAGCAGGCGAAATTACAAATTTAACCG AATCATTGCAGTGTTTTAAATGCCCTCCGGAGCACTGGTCAAATAACCAAAGAGATTCCTGCATCTCAAAACCAGTTGAGTTTCTGTCGTACAATGAAATCCTCGGGATGGTGTTGGCATTGTGTTCGCTCCTTGGAATCCTTTTGACTACGATCGCTGCGCTGATCTTCTTCACCCACAAAGAGACTCCGATAGTACGAGCCAACAACTCAGAGCTGAGCTTCCTGCTGCTCGCCTCCTTGACTCTCTGCTTCCTGTGTTCTCTCACCTTCATCGGCCGCCCCACCGAGTGGTCCTGCATGCTGCGGCACACGGCGTTCGGCATGACCTTTGTCCTCTGCATTTCCTGTGTTCTCGGGAAAACTATGGTGGTTTTAATAGCCTTCAGGGCTACACGTCCAGGCAGCAACATAATGAAATGGTTTGGACCAGCGCAGCAGAGACTCAGCGTGTTAGCCTTCACGCTCCTACAGGTTTTGATATGCCTACTTTGGTTAAGTATAAGTCCTCCGTTCCCTGTCATGAATTTTGTGCTGTTTGAGGAGAGAATCGTTTTACAGTGCGATCTCGGTTCAGCCATCGGGTTCTATGCTGTTTTAGGGTACATAGGGTTTTTGGCCgttttatgttttgtgcttGCGTTTTTGGCTCGAAAGCTGCCTGATAACTTTAATGAAGCTAAGTTTATTACCTTTAGCATGTTGATATTCACCTCAGTCTGGATTACATTTATCCCTGCATACGTCAGCTCTCCTGGTAAGCTAAGCGACGCGGTGGAAATATTTGCTATTCTTGCCTCTGCTTATGGAGtcctgttttgcatttttctgccAAAATGCTGGATAATATTGTTCAGACCCGAACAGAATGCCAAGAAACATATTATGGGAAAGACTGTCAATACGGATATCCAATATTAA